The Belonocnema kinseyi isolate 2016_QV_RU_SX_M_011 chromosome 10, B_treatae_v1, whole genome shotgun sequence genome has a window encoding:
- the LOC117181309 gene encoding uncharacterized protein LOC117181309 yields the protein MCPQRNLDRRFEVELPLPEEASALGESRLTALKRLYSIERKFEKDSYLREEYVKFQKEYEELQHMSEVPTSNEASKRNYLTYHAIVKESRTTTKVSVVLDASCKTSSGKSLNNLLMIGPVIQRDLVDVTIRLRQHPLVIPGDIEKMYRNHFMEIKQR from the coding sequence atgtgcccacaaaGGAATCTCGATAGGCGATTTGAAGTAGAATTACCACTGCCTGAGGAAGCATCAGCTCTGGGAGAATCAAGATTGACAGCTTTAAAACGGCTCTACTCTATagagagaaaatttgaaaaggattCATATTTAAGAGAAGAATATGTCAAATTCCAAAAGGAGTATGAAGAATTACAGCACATGTCAGAAGTTCCCACAAGTAACGAGGCTTCAAAACGGAACTACTTAACGTATCATGCGATCGTGAAGGAATCCAGAACGACCACGAAAGTAAGCGTAGTTCTTGACGCGTCGTGCAAGACATCATCAGGAAAATCGCTAAACAACTTGTTAATGATAGGGCCCGTGATCCAACGGGACTTAGTTGACGTTACAATTCGATTAAGACAGCATCCACTGGTCATACCTGGTGACATAGAAAAAATGTACCGCAACCATTTTATGGAGATCAAACAAAGATGA